In Candidatus Nanopelagicales bacterium, the following are encoded in one genomic region:
- a CDS encoding aspartate aminotransferase family protein, with amino-acid sequence MELPSHGVAREQLFETMLERKSADAKWREGKTFSLIYPTGREDIDDVLMQANEVYLYENALNPIRFPSLQQMESEVVGMTGALVNLPADGGGTMASGGSESILMSVLVNRDRAQQERGIEPAKGNIVYPASAHAAFAKAAHYLELEARPIPLTDGYIADVDAIANAVDDNTVLMMGSAYGYPHGVMDPIEDLASIALERDIGFHSDTCIGAFVLPFLERLGYDVPGYDFRVPGVTEMSCDVHKYGYTTKGASVILHRKSEWIGHQYFLYVDWPSGLYGTPTVAGARPASPIAAAWAVMNYLGMEGYLELMRGLMATTDKLRAGIEAIPQLSIMGNPIGPLLSFTSETIDTYAVCDLMDDRGWNMDRNTNPNGLHMMISPLHGQYADDFLSDLRWAVDNHGESRGVEARYN; translated from the coding sequence ATGGAACTGCCAAGCCACGGAGTCGCCCGCGAGCAACTGTTCGAGACGATGCTGGAGCGCAAGTCCGCAGACGCCAAGTGGCGCGAGGGCAAGACTTTCAGCCTGATCTATCCGACCGGCCGGGAGGACATCGACGACGTCCTCATGCAGGCCAACGAGGTCTACCTCTACGAGAACGCACTCAATCCGATCAGGTTCCCGAGTCTGCAACAGATGGAGTCCGAGGTCGTCGGGATGACAGGGGCATTGGTCAATCTTCCCGCCGACGGTGGCGGCACCATGGCCAGTGGCGGCTCGGAGTCGATCCTGATGTCGGTGCTCGTCAACCGTGACCGGGCTCAGCAGGAGCGGGGCATCGAGCCCGCAAAGGGCAACATCGTCTACCCCGCGTCAGCACACGCTGCGTTCGCCAAGGCCGCGCATTACCTTGAACTGGAGGCCCGGCCCATACCGTTGACCGACGGCTACATCGCCGACGTCGACGCGATTGCCAACGCGGTCGATGACAACACCGTGCTCATGATGGGTTCGGCCTACGGCTACCCACACGGCGTGATGGATCCGATCGAAGACCTGGCCAGCATCGCCCTGGAACGAGACATTGGATTCCACAGCGACACGTGCATCGGCGCATTCGTGTTGCCGTTCCTTGAACGGCTCGGCTACGACGTACCGGGCTACGACTTCCGGGTGCCCGGGGTCACCGAGATGTCCTGCGACGTGCACAAGTACGGCTACACCACCAAAGGCGCGTCGGTGATCTTGCACCGCAAATCAGAATGGATCGGACACCAGTACTTCCTCTACGTCGATTGGCCGTCTGGGCTCTACGGGACGCCCACTGTTGCTGGAGCCCGTCCCGCCTCACCGATCGCGGCGGCCTGGGCAGTCATGAACTATCTGGGCATGGAGGGCTATCTCGAACTGATGCGTGGACTGATGGCCACCACCGACAAGCTCCGCGCAGGCATCGAAGCCATTCCGCAACTGTCGATCATGGGCAACCCGATCGGTCCGCTGCTGTCCTTCACCTCAGAGACCATCGACACGTACGCCGTTTGCGACCTGATGGACGATCGTGGCTGGAATATGGACCGCAACACCAACCCCAATGGCCTGCACATGATGATCTCGCCATTGCATGGCCAATACGCCGACGACTTCCTTAGCGATCTGCGCTGGGCGGTGGACAATCACGGCGAATCCCGCGGCGTCGAGGCCCGCTACAACTGA
- the glpK gene encoding glycerol kinase GlpK → MTILAIDAGTTGVTALLVSADARVVARGYSEFPQHFPADGWVEHDPNEIWTATLSALDEVLKSEAVTEHGAPTAVGITNQRETVVLWDRETLGAARMAIVWQDRRTAGYCDQLKADGHEARVSELTGLRLDPYFSGSKLAWIRKQEPNVWAGVTEGRTAIGTVDSYLIARMTRGVSHITDASNACRTLLFDISTGEWSQELCDLFGVPVEALPEVVPSYGVVATTDPSAFAGLELPIAGIAGDQQAALFGQAGFATGSSKCTYGTGSFVLVNTADTIVRSDAGLLSTVAWKHPDGTLTYALEGAIFVTGAAVQWLRDGLQIIESASETEELANSVPNSAGVVFVPALTGLGAPDWDPNARGAIFGLTRGATKAHIVRATLEAIAFEVRDVVDVMTNEADIELPRLTVDGGAAANNFLCQIQANQVRVPVVRSEILETTGLGAAFLAGLGTGLWANQEELAATWRSDATFAPQPRDEHAHRRWRVAVERTKGWATAVST, encoded by the coding sequence ATGACAATTCTCGCTATCGATGCTGGCACCACTGGGGTGACCGCGCTGTTGGTCAGCGCGGATGCGCGGGTCGTTGCCCGCGGCTATTCGGAGTTTCCGCAACACTTCCCTGCCGATGGCTGGGTGGAACACGACCCCAACGAGATTTGGACGGCCACCCTCTCTGCACTCGATGAGGTGCTCAAGTCCGAGGCTGTGACTGAGCACGGCGCGCCTACCGCCGTCGGAATCACCAACCAACGTGAGACGGTTGTGCTGTGGGATCGCGAGACCCTCGGTGCCGCTCGGATGGCCATCGTCTGGCAAGACCGGCGCACAGCGGGCTACTGCGACCAGCTCAAGGCCGACGGACACGAGGCCCGGGTCTCGGAACTGACCGGTTTGCGCCTTGATCCCTACTTCTCGGGCAGCAAGCTTGCCTGGATCCGCAAGCAGGAGCCGAATGTCTGGGCCGGAGTCACCGAAGGCCGCACCGCGATCGGAACGGTCGATTCGTATTTGATTGCCCGAATGACCCGCGGAGTCAGTCACATCACCGACGCATCAAACGCCTGCCGAACCTTGCTCTTCGACATCAGCACCGGCGAGTGGAGCCAAGAACTTTGCGACCTGTTCGGGGTCCCGGTGGAAGCACTGCCAGAGGTGGTGCCCTCGTATGGCGTCGTCGCGACCACCGACCCAAGTGCGTTCGCCGGACTTGAGCTTCCGATTGCCGGCATCGCCGGTGATCAGCAAGCGGCGCTGTTTGGCCAAGCGGGATTCGCCACCGGATCCAGCAAATGCACCTACGGAACCGGTTCGTTCGTCCTGGTCAACACCGCAGACACCATCGTGCGCTCCGATGCGGGTCTGTTGAGCACCGTCGCCTGGAAGCATCCGGATGGAACGCTCACATATGCCCTTGAGGGAGCGATCTTCGTGACTGGTGCAGCGGTGCAGTGGTTGCGCGACGGCCTACAGATCATCGAGTCGGCCTCGGAGACCGAAGAACTCGCCAATAGCGTTCCCAACTCGGCCGGTGTGGTGTTCGTTCCGGCGCTGACCGGGCTCGGAGCGCCCGATTGGGATCCGAACGCTCGCGGTGCGATCTTCGGGCTCACGCGCGGCGCCACGAAGGCCCACATCGTCCGGGCGACACTTGAGGCCATCGCCTTCGAGGTTCGCGATGTGGTCGATGTGATGACGAACGAGGCGGACATCGAGTTGCCCCGGCTGACCGTCGACGGGGGCGCGGCGGCCAACAACTTCCTGTGCCAGATCCAGGCCAACCAGGTGCGCGTGCCCGTCGTACGCAGCGAGATTCTGGAGACCACCGGCCTTGGTGCGGCTTTCCTGGCTGGCCTTGGCACCGGGCTGTGGGCCAACCAAGAAGAGCTGGCCGCGACCTGGCGCTCGGATGCCACCTTTGCGCCGCAACCGCGCGATGAGCACGCACATCGCCGTTGGCGGGTCGCAGTGGAACGCACCAAGGGCTGGGCCACGGCCGTTTCGACGTAG
- a CDS encoding pyrophosphate--fructose-6-phosphate 1-phosphotransferase: MTVRKVAMLTAGGLAPCLSSAVGGLITRYTDLDPSIELIAYQDGYDGLLRGRSIEISDEVRAQASRLHRFGGSPIGNSRVKLTNVDDCVARGLVQEGQDPLKEAADQLTRDGVDVLHTIGGDDTNTTAADLAAYLHEHGYELTVVGLPKTVDNDVFPIAQSLGAWTAAEQGAIFARNVIAEHTANPRSLVIHEVMGRGCGWLTAATSREYRKWLDTREWVPGIGTDRAHWDIHAIFIPEREFDMAEEAQRLRKVMDETGNVNIFLSEGAGVSQVVAELEAAGEPVPKDAFGHVKLDKINPGQWFGHQFADMLSAEKTQVFKSGYFARSAASNVDDLRLIQSCTDLAVECALRGEGGVIGHDEDQGGLLRSIEFPRIRGGKPFDIETDWFTAMLEDIGQP, encoded by the coding sequence ATGACTGTTCGCAAAGTTGCCATGTTGACCGCCGGTGGACTCGCCCCGTGCCTTTCGTCTGCAGTGGGGGGCTTGATTACCCGCTACACCGACCTTGATCCATCAATCGAGTTGATCGCCTACCAAGACGGCTACGACGGACTGCTGCGCGGTCGTTCGATCGAGATCAGCGATGAGGTACGCGCGCAGGCATCCCGGCTGCACCGCTTCGGCGGCAGCCCAATCGGTAACAGTCGCGTCAAACTCACCAACGTTGACGACTGCGTCGCGCGTGGACTGGTGCAGGAGGGGCAGGACCCCCTCAAGGAAGCCGCCGACCAGTTGACCCGCGACGGTGTTGACGTGCTGCACACCATCGGGGGCGACGACACCAACACCACGGCAGCGGACTTGGCCGCCTACCTGCATGAACATGGTTATGAGCTCACCGTCGTCGGGTTACCCAAGACCGTCGACAACGACGTCTTCCCAATTGCCCAGTCACTCGGGGCCTGGACAGCGGCAGAACAGGGCGCGATCTTCGCCCGCAACGTGATCGCTGAGCACACTGCAAATCCGCGCTCGCTGGTTATCCACGAGGTCATGGGTCGGGGCTGCGGCTGGCTGACCGCCGCGACGAGTAGGGAGTACCGAAAGTGGCTCGACACCCGCGAGTGGGTGCCCGGTATCGGCACGGATCGAGCGCACTGGGACATTCACGCAATCTTCATTCCGGAGCGCGAGTTCGATATGGCAGAAGAGGCCCAGCGCCTGCGCAAAGTCATGGACGAGACCGGAAACGTCAATATCTTCCTGTCCGAAGGTGCCGGAGTCAGTCAAGTTGTCGCCGAGTTGGAAGCGGCCGGTGAACCCGTCCCCAAGGATGCTTTCGGCCATGTGAAGCTGGACAAGATCAACCCCGGACAGTGGTTCGGCCATCAATTCGCCGACATGCTCAGCGCCGAGAAGACCCAGGTGTTCAAGAGTGGGTACTTCGCGCGGTCAGCGGCATCGAACGTCGACGACCTGCGGCTCATCCAATCGTGCACCGACTTGGCGGTTGAGTGTGCGCTGCGCGGCGAGGGCGGCGTCATCGGTCACGACGAGGATCAAGGTGGGTTGCTGCGCTCGATCGAGTTCCCCCGGATTCGCGGCGGCAAGCCGTTCGACATTGAGACGGACTGGTTCACCGCGATGCTCGAAGATATCGGCCAGCCATAG